A single region of the Caballeronia insecticola genome encodes:
- the mtnA gene encoding S-methyl-5-thioribose-1-phosphate isomerase, which translates to MVSQPLFTTLAPTIEWRAGDLLLLDQTRLPHEMVVENVADVAAVWRAIRELRVRGAPAIGVAAAYGLCIAMRDSTALPIAQFRAELERHANWLETARPTAVNLSWGLRRMLRHARATDAKDAATLYEALVDEAMRIHAEDRALCEGIGEHGMPLIAQDCGVLTHCNAGALATTGLGTATAPIYAAHRAGVAFRVYADETRPLLQGARLTAFELQQAGVDVTLIMDSAAASIMSQGLIDLVIVGTDRVAANGDFANKIGTLGLAIAANHYGIPFYVACPSSTLDLETPAGARIEIEERDAEEVTHLAGQRIAPDGMKARNPAFDVTPHALVTGFITELGIVRAPFERSLRSLFATEGSAA; encoded by the coding sequence ATGGTTTCGCAGCCCTTGTTCACCACGCTTGCGCCGACCATCGAATGGCGCGCCGGCGATCTGTTGCTGCTCGACCAGACGCGCCTGCCGCATGAAATGGTGGTGGAGAACGTCGCCGATGTGGCCGCGGTCTGGCGTGCCATTCGCGAGTTGCGCGTGCGTGGCGCGCCCGCGATAGGCGTGGCGGCTGCATACGGACTGTGCATCGCAATGCGCGATTCGACTGCGTTGCCCATCGCGCAGTTTCGCGCCGAACTCGAACGTCATGCGAACTGGCTCGAAACGGCGCGGCCCACGGCGGTCAATCTGAGCTGGGGCTTGCGGCGCATGCTGCGTCACGCGCGTGCTACCGATGCGAAAGATGCCGCGACACTCTACGAAGCGCTCGTCGATGAAGCGATGCGCATCCACGCGGAAGATCGCGCGCTGTGCGAAGGCATCGGCGAACATGGCATGCCGCTTATCGCGCAGGATTGCGGCGTGCTCACGCATTGCAACGCGGGCGCGCTCGCCACTACTGGACTGGGCACCGCGACCGCGCCGATCTACGCGGCGCATCGTGCGGGCGTGGCGTTCAGGGTCTATGCGGACGAAACGCGTCCGCTGCTGCAAGGCGCGCGTCTTACGGCGTTCGAACTCCAGCAGGCGGGCGTCGATGTCACGCTCATCATGGACAGCGCCGCCGCGTCGATCATGTCGCAAGGGCTGATTGATCTCGTGATCGTCGGGACGGATCGCGTCGCGGCGAATGGCGATTTCGCCAACAAGATCGGCACGCTCGGCCTTGCCATCGCCGCGAATCATTACGGCATACCGTTCTATGTCGCGTGCCCATCGTCGACGCTCGATCTCGAAACGCCCGCCGGCGCGCGCATCGAAATAGAAGAACGCGATGCCGAAGAAGTCACGCATCTTGCCGGGCAGCGCATCGCGCCCGACGGCATGAAAGCGCGCAATCCCGCATTCGACGTCACGCCGCACGCGCTCGTCACGGGCTTCATCACGGAGCTTGGCATCGTGCGGGCGCCGTTCGAGCGCTCGCTGCGAAGTCTCTTCGCCACCGAGGGAAGCGCCGCATGA
- a CDS encoding sugar ABC transporter ATP-binding protein: MHDMTVETEAQAHAPAHAKAPLLRMQGIVKSFPGVKALRGVSLELHAGHVMAIVGENGAGKSSLVKVLSGAYEPDEGSIEIDGMPLARGTNAAIDAGVAVIYQELSLINDMTVAENLFLGRMPSRNGFVMMREANAMAREALARVGLDNVPPWMRLGDLPLNKRQLVEVAKGIARDARILVMDEPTAALQSHDIANLYAVVRRLRAEGMGIIFISHHLEEVFELADSAVVMRDGATVGARPMAQWSEADLVQAMVARNLESFYPWEPREYGPVVLEVRNLASAPLLRNASFSVRAGEIVGIAGIAGAGRTELLKTIFGALPVSGGEILVRGRKITNHSPTEGVRHGLVYTSEDRKLEGLVLEANIEENIALSSLKALASGGFVSRAKKRKLAQEASARFGVRASSVLQITGTLSGGNQQKVILGRATATSPTVIMLDEPTRGIDVGAKSEIYAHMVTMARAGAAVVMVSSELPELLGMSDRVLVMYRGSIVTEIARDKADSETVIQWATTGAGA; encoded by the coding sequence ATGCACGACATGACAGTGGAAACCGAAGCGCAAGCACACGCGCCCGCGCATGCAAAGGCGCCGTTGTTGCGCATGCAGGGCATTGTGAAGAGCTTTCCCGGTGTGAAGGCGCTGCGCGGCGTGAGCCTCGAACTGCACGCGGGCCATGTGATGGCGATCGTCGGCGAGAACGGCGCGGGGAAGTCGTCGCTCGTGAAGGTGCTGTCGGGCGCGTACGAACCCGACGAAGGCTCGATCGAGATCGACGGCATGCCGCTCGCGCGCGGCACCAACGCGGCGATCGATGCGGGCGTGGCCGTCATCTATCAGGAGTTGTCGCTGATCAACGACATGACGGTTGCGGAGAATCTGTTCCTCGGCCGCATGCCTTCGCGTAACGGTTTCGTGATGATGCGCGAAGCGAACGCGATGGCGCGCGAAGCACTCGCACGCGTCGGGCTCGACAACGTGCCGCCGTGGATGCGTCTCGGCGATCTGCCGTTGAACAAGCGGCAACTCGTCGAAGTGGCAAAGGGAATCGCACGCGATGCGCGCATTCTCGTGATGGACGAGCCGACCGCCGCGCTGCAAAGCCATGACATCGCGAACCTCTATGCAGTGGTGCGGCGGCTGCGCGCGGAAGGCATGGGCATCATTTTCATCTCGCATCATCTGGAAGAAGTGTTCGAACTCGCCGACTCCGCCGTTGTGATGCGCGATGGCGCGACGGTCGGCGCGCGTCCGATGGCGCAATGGTCCGAAGCCGATCTCGTGCAGGCGATGGTCGCGCGCAATCTCGAATCGTTCTATCCGTGGGAGCCGCGCGAGTACGGTCCGGTCGTGCTCGAAGTGCGCAATCTCGCGAGCGCGCCGCTGTTGCGCAACGCGAGCTTTTCCGTGCGCGCGGGCGAGATCGTCGGCATTGCAGGCATTGCGGGCGCGGGGCGCACCGAGTTGCTCAAGACGATCTTCGGCGCGTTGCCCGTCAGCGGCGGCGAAATTCTCGTGAGAGGCAGAAAGATCACCAATCATTCGCCGACCGAAGGCGTGCGTCATGGGCTTGTCTATACGTCGGAGGATCGCAAGCTCGAAGGACTCGTGCTGGAAGCGAACATCGAAGAGAACATCGCCCTGTCGAGTCTCAAGGCGTTGGCGAGCGGCGGCTTCGTCAGCCGCGCGAAGAAGCGCAAGCTCGCGCAGGAGGCGAGCGCGCGTTTCGGCGTGCGTGCGTCGTCGGTATTGCAGATCACGGGCACGCTCTCGGGCGGCAATCAGCAGAAGGTGATCCTCGGCCGCGCGACGGCGACGAGCCCCACCGTCATCATGCTCGACGAACCGACACGCGGCATCGACGTGGGCGCGAAGTCCGAGATCTACGCGCACATGGTGACGATGGCGCGCGCCGGTGCGGCGGTCGTCATGGTGAGTTCGGAACTGCCGGAGTTGCTCGGCATGTCGGATCGCGTGCTGGTGATGTATCGCGGCAGCATCGTGACCGAGATCGCGCGCGACAAGGCGGATTCGGAAACCGTCATTCAGTGGGCAACGACAGGAGCAGGCGCATGA
- a CDS encoding aminotransferase-like domain-containing protein, producing the protein MPKPPRYKQIVDRFADEIQSGRLAPGTRLPTHRQLAAREGLGLVTATRVYAELDAMGLVSGETGRGTFVKETTLARELGIDQAAIAADMVDLNFNYPALTGQTELLRGALRQLSSAGDLEALLRYQPHGGRAHERACVARHLARRGLAASAERTMLVDGAQHGLATTVMALLKPGDVVAVDALTYTGFKLLADAHRLELAPLPASGAGPDLDALETLCKRRRVRALYAMPTLHNPLGWVMKASRRKQLVSLARKHGFVIIEDAAYAFLADDAPPPLAALAPELTVYVSGFSKNVATGLRVGYVVAPLEWVPKIERAIRVTTWNTPGVMTAIACGWIEDGTVDRLEAEKRADASMRQVIAAQALGRLKRVTHPASYFLWLPMPEEVRPDRIAAALMRERISVSTAGPFCTTAHVPHALRLALGSVDTETLEQALRRVAEVVEAHAY; encoded by the coding sequence ATGCCTAAACCGCCTCGCTACAAGCAGATCGTCGATCGTTTCGCGGACGAGATTCAATCGGGCCGGCTTGCGCCCGGCACGCGTCTGCCGACGCATCGTCAACTCGCCGCACGCGAAGGGCTCGGGCTCGTCACGGCGACGCGCGTCTATGCCGAACTCGACGCAATGGGCCTCGTCAGCGGCGAAACGGGACGCGGCACCTTCGTCAAGGAAACGACGCTGGCGCGCGAACTCGGCATCGATCAGGCGGCCATCGCCGCAGACATGGTCGATCTGAACTTCAACTATCCCGCGCTCACGGGGCAGACGGAGTTGTTGCGCGGCGCGTTGCGGCAGTTGTCGTCGGCAGGCGATCTGGAAGCGTTGCTGCGCTATCAGCCGCACGGCGGGCGCGCGCATGAACGCGCGTGCGTCGCACGTCATCTCGCGCGACGCGGACTCGCCGCGAGCGCCGAACGAACGATGCTCGTCGACGGCGCGCAACACGGTCTCGCCACGACCGTCATGGCACTGCTGAAGCCGGGCGATGTCGTGGCCGTCGATGCCCTCACCTATACCGGCTTCAAACTGCTCGCCGATGCGCACAGGCTCGAACTCGCGCCGCTGCCCGCTTCGGGCGCGGGCCCCGATCTCGATGCGCTCGAAACGCTCTGCAAGCGCCGCCGCGTGCGCGCGCTCTACGCAATGCCGACACTGCACAATCCGCTCGGCTGGGTGATGAAGGCGAGCCGCCGCAAGCAGTTGGTGTCGCTTGCGCGCAAGCATGGCTTCGTGATCATCGAAGACGCCGCCTACGCCTTTCTCGCCGATGACGCTCCGCCGCCACTCGCGGCACTCGCACCGGAACTCACGGTGTACGTGTCCGGTTTCTCGAAGAACGTCGCGACGGGTCTGCGCGTGGGTTATGTCGTCGCGCCGCTCGAATGGGTGCCGAAGATCGAGCGCGCGATCCGAGTGACAACATGGAACACGCCCGGCGTGATGACGGCAATCGCATGCGGCTGGATCGAGGACGGCACGGTCGACAGACTCGAAGCCGAGAAGCGCGCGGACGCGTCGATGCGGCAGGTCATCGCGGCGCAGGCGCTCGGCCGTCTGAAACGCGTGACGCATCCCGCTTCATACTTTTTATGGCTGCCGATGCCGGAGGAAGTCCGCCCGGACCGCATCGCGGCGGCGCTCATGCGCGAGCGCATTTCGGTATCGACAGCTGGGCCGTTCTGCACCACGGCGCACGTGCCGCACGCGTTGCGGCTGGCGCTGGGATCGGTGGATACGGAAACGCTCGAGCAAGCGTTGCGACGCGTGGCGGAAGTCGTGGAGGCGCACGCTTACTGA
- the mtnK gene encoding S-methyl-5-thioribose kinase: protein MEFEAFTAQELAAYLGGVPDVRALLGDPDDLEVAEVGDGNLNYVYFVTNAKTPERSVVVKQAPPFLRLVGKTWPLSCQRMEHEVAALRRFGALCPQHVPKVYHADSKRFLMVMQRLASHRILRQGLMDGATYPRLADHLSTYLAHTLFYGSDLFLAPDIKKQAASTAVNAELCKITEDLVFTFPFEDHPSNVYSPALPKTAIERLRTHEPLRIAAADMKWAFMNHAETLLHGDLHTGSIMVNEDETFVIDPEFAFYGPMGFDIGAVIANLLLAYFSRDWHGRIDGRDPAACQEYQEWLLEQMMRIWTGFSAQFLALWRDHESRSKRRFIGAQAETHAVAAFRAHFMRRLLADTLGFAGCKMIRRIVGMAKVAEITRITDAHTRARIEVRCLRCAEALLVQRATLGDIEQVAMLAREMARDPANS, encoded by the coding sequence ATGGAGTTTGAAGCTTTTACCGCGCAGGAACTGGCCGCCTATCTCGGCGGCGTTCCCGACGTGCGTGCGTTGCTCGGCGACCCCGACGATCTCGAAGTCGCCGAAGTGGGCGACGGCAATCTGAACTACGTGTACTTCGTGACCAATGCGAAGACGCCGGAGCGCAGTGTCGTCGTCAAGCAGGCGCCGCCGTTTCTGCGGCTCGTCGGCAAGACGTGGCCGCTTTCGTGTCAGCGCATGGAGCACGAGGTCGCGGCGTTGCGGCGTTTCGGCGCGCTGTGTCCGCAGCACGTGCCGAAGGTCTATCACGCGGACAGCAAGCGTTTTCTCATGGTGATGCAGCGGCTCGCGTCGCATCGCATCCTGCGGCAAGGCCTGATGGATGGCGCGACGTATCCACGCCTCGCCGATCATCTGTCGACCTATCTCGCGCATACGCTGTTCTACGGCTCTGATCTCTTTCTCGCGCCCGACATCAAGAAGCAGGCCGCGAGCACGGCGGTCAATGCGGAACTGTGCAAGATCACCGAAGACCTCGTGTTCACGTTTCCGTTCGAAGATCATCCGTCGAACGTGTATAGCCCTGCGTTGCCGAAGACCGCAATCGAGCGGTTGAGGACGCACGAGCCGCTGCGCATTGCGGCGGCCGACATGAAGTGGGCTTTCATGAATCACGCGGAGACCTTGCTGCACGGCGATCTGCATACCGGCTCGATCATGGTCAACGAAGACGAGACCTTCGTGATCGATCCCGAGTTCGCGTTCTATGGACCGATGGGCTTCGATATCGGCGCGGTGATCGCGAACCTGCTGCTCGCGTATTTCTCGCGCGACTGGCACGGACGCATCGATGGACGTGATCCCGCCGCCTGTCAGGAATATCAGGAATGGCTGCTCGAACAGATGATGCGTATCTGGACCGGCTTTAGCGCGCAGTTTCTCGCGCTCTGGCGCGATCACGAAAGCCGCAGCAAGAGACGCTTCATCGGCGCGCAGGCGGAGACGCATGCGGTCGCCGCGTTTCGCGCGCATTTCATGCGTCGTTTGCTCGCCGATACGCTCGGCTTCGCGGGATGCAAGATGATCCGGCGCATCGTCGGCATGGCGAAGGTCGCGGAGATCACGCGCATTACAGATGCCCACACACGCGCGCGCATCGAAGTGCGTTGCCTGCGTTGCGCGGAAGCGTTGCTCGTGCAGCGCGCGACGCTCGGCGATATCGAACAGGTCGCGATGCTCGCGCGCGAGATGGCCCGCGATCCCGCGAACTCGTAA
- a CDS encoding GntR family transcriptional regulator, translating to MSDKIQESLLTMIRERKLKPGDQIPTEIELCELLGVGRSSLREAVAQMISHGLLSRQQGKGTFIRQISLKLHGGLDDLMSVTDMIRSVGAVPSTSRIQMDTVAASESLAEKLGIRPGDPCMRIERVRRADDAIAAYCIDTIPKHVFDAAEGELGESLFGMFARTGRRLSHTHTSIQPTILTPRDLPELGDGFGLFLLLDEVDFDQSGEPLCYSNDYYNTSIFKFDLVRKRR from the coding sequence ATGAGCGACAAGATCCAGGAATCGCTCCTCACGATGATTCGCGAGCGCAAGCTCAAACCCGGCGATCAGATTCCCACTGAAATCGAGCTTTGCGAGCTGCTCGGCGTTGGCCGGTCCAGCTTGCGCGAGGCCGTGGCGCAGATGATTTCGCATGGCTTGCTGTCGCGTCAGCAGGGCAAGGGCACCTTCATCAGACAAATTTCGCTGAAGCTGCACGGCGGTCTCGATGATCTGATGTCGGTGACGGACATGATCCGCAGCGTCGGCGCGGTGCCATCGACGAGCCGCATTCAGATGGACACGGTCGCGGCGTCGGAGAGTCTTGCGGAGAAGCTCGGCATCCGGCCCGGCGATCCATGCATGAGGATCGAGCGCGTGCGCCGCGCGGACGACGCCATCGCCGCATATTGCATCGACACGATTCCGAAGCACGTGTTCGATGCAGCCGAAGGCGAGCTTGGCGAATCGCTCTTCGGCATGTTCGCGCGCACGGGGCGGCGGCTGTCGCACACGCATACGTCGATACAGCCGACCATACTCACGCCGCGCGATCTGCCGGAACTGGGCGACGGCTTCGGCCTGTTTCTGCTGCTGGACGAAGTGGATTTCGATCAGAGCGGCGAGCCGCTTTGCTATAGCAACGACTACTACAACACGAGCATCTTCAAGTTCGATCTCGTGCGCAAGCGTCGCTAA
- a CDS encoding class II aldolase/adducin family protein, protein MNATDEDALRRAIVGTALEMERLGINQGTSGNVSARHGECFLITPSGVPARELDEMQIVRLPLDIADDAAILGVERPSSEWRIHRDILRARADVHAVVHTHSIAATALAIHGREIPALHYMVAAAGGKSIRCAPYAVFGSQQLSDHALAALDERHACLLAHHGVIALGTDLARAVWLAHEVEVLAKQYLLALQIGAPPLLSDEQMDEVLEKFKTYGRRNKEHR, encoded by the coding sequence ATGAACGCGACCGATGAAGACGCGTTGCGCCGCGCGATCGTCGGCACGGCGCTCGAGATGGAGCGGCTCGGCATCAATCAGGGCACGTCGGGAAACGTGAGCGCGCGTCACGGCGAGTGCTTTCTGATCACGCCGAGCGGCGTGCCCGCGCGCGAACTCGACGAGATGCAGATCGTGCGGCTGCCGCTCGATATCGCCGACGATGCCGCGATACTGGGCGTCGAGCGCCCGTCATCCGAATGGCGCATTCATCGCGACATTCTGCGCGCACGCGCCGATGTTCACGCGGTCGTGCATACGCATTCGATTGCGGCCACCGCGCTCGCCATTCATGGCCGCGAGATTCCCGCGCTGCATTACATGGTCGCGGCGGCGGGCGGCAAGTCGATACGCTGCGCGCCTTATGCCGTGTTCGGCAGCCAGCAGTTGTCGGATCACGCGCTCGCCGCGCTCGACGAGCGGCACGCGTGTCTGCTCGCGCATCATGGCGTGATCGCGCTGGGCACCGATCTCGCGCGCGCCGTATGGCTCGCCCATGAAGTGGAAGTGCTCGCGAAGCAATATCTGCTGGCGTTGCAGATCGGCGCACCGCCGTTGCTTTCCGACGAACAGATGGATGAAGTGCTGGAGAAGTTCAAGACTTACGGCAGGCGCAACAAGGAGCATCGCTGA
- a CDS encoding sugar ABC transporter substrate-binding protein, translating into MAWSSTRFDSWGTFGKSTSAVLLCTAAALSGCSKSDNSSSTASSTAASASAPASAPASAPATSASGGKPKIGFSIATLNNAFFVGLKAGVERGAKEQNFDLVQTNANGDAQQQVNDAINLLSQGVTALVLNPIDSKAIIPAVEKANSMNIPVFTLDRGSDGGKVTSFVASDNVALGQTGARWIAEQLKKRYGSEKGNVVDLIGLVGTTAATDREKGFSEEIAKYPDIKVVARQEGAFDQEKSLNAMTNILQKFPQIDAVFGANDDNTVGAEKAIDNAGRYKPLGDKEHILVIGADGTAQALSAIRAGKQDATISQNPIQMAAKSLQFIADYNAKKDVPANYAWPTMLIDKSNIDSDEVKKYGLWSEEVKQ; encoded by the coding sequence ATGGCCTGGAGTTCGACACGATTCGACAGCTGGGGAACGTTCGGTAAGTCCACGAGCGCCGTATTGCTATGCACGGCCGCCGCGTTGAGCGGATGCTCGAAGAGCGACAACTCGTCGTCGACGGCGAGCAGCACCGCCGCGAGTGCGAGCGCACCCGCCAGCGCGCCGGCGAGCGCGCCCGCGACGAGCGCATCGGGCGGAAAGCCGAAGATCGGCTTCTCGATCGCGACGCTCAACAACGCGTTCTTCGTCGGGCTGAAGGCGGGCGTGGAGCGCGGCGCGAAGGAACAGAACTTCGACCTCGTGCAGACCAACGCCAACGGCGACGCGCAGCAACAGGTCAACGACGCGATCAATCTGTTGAGCCAGGGCGTGACCGCGCTCGTGCTCAATCCGATCGATTCGAAAGCGATCATTCCCGCCGTCGAGAAAGCGAACTCGATGAACATCCCCGTGTTCACGCTCGATCGCGGCTCGGATGGCGGCAAGGTCACGTCGTTCGTTGCGTCGGATAACGTCGCGCTCGGGCAGACGGGCGCACGATGGATCGCCGAGCAATTGAAGAAGCGCTACGGTAGCGAGAAGGGCAACGTGGTCGATCTGATCGGCCTTGTCGGAACCACGGCGGCGACGGATCGCGAGAAGGGCTTCAGCGAAGAGATCGCGAAGTATCCGGACATCAAGGTGGTCGCGCGTCAGGAAGGCGCATTCGATCAGGAGAAGTCGCTCAACGCGATGACCAATATCCTGCAGAAATTTCCGCAGATCGATGCAGTCTTCGGCGCGAACGACGACAACACCGTGGGCGCGGAAAAGGCCATCGACAATGCGGGCCGTTACAAGCCGCTCGGCGACAAGGAGCATATTCTCGTGATCGGCGCGGACGGCACCGCGCAGGCGCTCTCCGCGATTCGCGCGGGCAAGCAGGACGCGACGATCTCGCAGAACCCGATCCAGATGGCGGCCAAGTCGCTGCAGTTCATTGCGGACTACAACGCGAAGAAGGACGTGCCCGCGAACTACGCGTGGCCGACCATGCTCATCGACAAGTCGAACATCGATTCGGACGAAGTGAAGAAGTACGGCCTCTGGTCCGAGGAAGTGAAGCAGTAA
- a CDS encoding ABC transporter permease: MTSTAADRSDNEALSRRVIRQLRSGIGPLFAALVIICIALSIASPEFLTTSTLTNIMVQVSVVGIAAVGGTFVIITSGIDLSVGSLVALSGMVAATVMAGSSPGAVGLGMTGLGVALAVGALAGALNGLAVSWLRLVPFIVTLAAMAMARGLTLAISDGRTKFDFPNAFTVFGAKTVAGLPMPMIVMLVVFVIGHVLLRKTTFGHQVFAVGGNQEAARLAGIPVRRVVFFTYMLAGVTAAIAGIVLAGRLNSALPSAANGLELQVIAAIVIGGTSLAGGRGSIVGTFIGVVLIGVINVGLSLLGVNPFWTQFIQGGVIFAAVLLDALSQRRKV; the protein is encoded by the coding sequence ATGACCTCCACAGCAGCCGATCGTTCGGATAACGAAGCATTATCGCGCCGTGTGATCCGTCAGTTGAGGAGCGGGATCGGACCGTTGTTTGCGGCGCTCGTCATCATATGTATTGCGTTGTCGATCGCATCGCCCGAGTTTCTCACTACCAGCACGCTGACGAACATCATGGTGCAGGTGTCGGTGGTGGGCATCGCGGCGGTAGGCGGCACGTTCGTGATCATCACGTCGGGCATCGACTTGTCGGTGGGTTCGCTCGTCGCACTGAGCGGCATGGTCGCGGCGACGGTCATGGCGGGATCGAGTCCGGGCGCGGTGGGACTGGGCATGACGGGCCTTGGCGTTGCGCTCGCGGTGGGCGCGCTCGCGGGTGCGCTCAACGGGCTCGCCGTTTCGTGGCTGCGCCTCGTGCCGTTCATCGTCACGCTTGCCGCGATGGCCATGGCGCGCGGCCTCACGCTCGCCATTTCCGATGGCCGCACCAAGTTCGATTTTCCGAATGCGTTCACGGTGTTCGGCGCGAAGACCGTTGCGGGCTTGCCCATGCCGATGATCGTGATGCTGGTCGTCTTCGTCATCGGACATGTGTTGTTGCGCAAGACGACGTTCGGGCATCAGGTGTTTGCCGTCGGCGGCAATCAGGAAGCGGCGCGGCTCGCGGGCATTCCGGTGCGTCGCGTCGTGTTCTTCACTTACATGCTGGCGGGCGTGACGGCTGCGATTGCGGGCATCGTGCTCGCGGGGCGTCTGAATTCCGCGTTGCCTTCGGCGGCCAATGGCCTCGAGTTGCAGGTGATCGCGGCTATCGTGATCGGCGGGACGTCGCTCGCGGGCGGACGCGGGTCGATCGTCGGGACCTTCATCGGCGTGGTGTTGATCGGCGTGATCAATGTCGGACTGTCGCTGCTCGGCGTGAATCCCTTCTGGACGCAGTTCATTCAAGGCGGCGTGATTTTCGCTGCCGTTTTGCTCGATGCGTTGAGTCAGCGGCGAAAAGTTTGA
- a CDS encoding DJ-1/PfpI family protein — MHIAILTFDGFNELDSLIALGILNRIKKPDWKVSLACPSTQVRSMNGVVIEAQATLEDAAHADAVIVGSGTKTRDVVADAALMARLKLDPARQLLGAQCSGTLVLAKLGLLQDVPACTDLTTKPWVEEAGVRTLDQPFVANGNVATAGGCLASQYLAAWVIARVEGIEAARGAMHYVAPVGEKEAYVERAMRNIEPYLKVAAHA; from the coding sequence ATGCACATCGCCATTCTCACGTTCGACGGCTTCAACGAACTCGATTCGTTGATCGCGCTCGGCATTCTCAATCGCATCAAAAAGCCTGACTGGAAGGTGTCGCTCGCGTGTCCGTCAACGCAAGTGCGTTCGATGAACGGCGTCGTCATCGAGGCGCAGGCCACGCTCGAAGATGCCGCGCACGCGGATGCCGTGATCGTCGGCAGCGGCACGAAGACGCGCGATGTCGTCGCCGATGCGGCGTTGATGGCGCGCCTGAAGCTCGATCCCGCGCGGCAACTGCTGGGCGCGCAATGCTCGGGCACGCTCGTGCTCGCCAAGCTCGGCTTGTTGCAGGACGTTCCCGCATGCACGGACCTGACGACCAAGCCCTGGGTCGAAGAAGCGGGCGTGCGCACGCTCGACCAGCCGTTCGTCGCGAACGGCAACGTGGCCACGGCGGGCGGCTGTCTTGCGTCGCAGTATCTGGCCGCGTGGGTGATCGCGCGTGTGGAAGGCATCGAAGCGGCGCGCGGCGCGATGCACTATGTGGCGCCCGTCGGCGAGAAAGAGGCGTATGTCGAACGCGCGATGCGCAATATCGAGCCTTATTTAAAGGTCGCCGCGCACGCCTGA
- a CDS encoding dihydroxyacetone kinase subunit DhaK gives MKKIINHPDQFVDEIIEALLLAHPQWIKAATEDRRALVRADAPKQGRVGIVTGGGSGHLPGFLGYVGEGLCGGVAVGNVFSSPSSEQIFEATKAVNGGAGVLYVYGNYGGDVLNFDLAADLAEAEGIDVKTVVLTDDVASAPKERADDRRGVAGMLFAFKCAGAAAERGDSLDDVTRICAKANANCRTMGVGLSPTILPAAGKPTFTLPEGEMEIGIGIHGEPGTHRGKLESADAIAERLTKQIVGDLAAAKGSRVALLVNGLGATPLEELYLLYSRSAKLIADEGLKVARSYVGEYVTSLEMAGASITVMLLDDELEALLEAPARSPFFRDGTVS, from the coding sequence ATGAAGAAGATCATCAACCATCCCGATCAGTTCGTCGACGAGATCATCGAAGCGCTGTTGCTCGCGCATCCGCAATGGATCAAGGCCGCGACCGAAGACCGCCGCGCGCTCGTACGCGCCGATGCCCCGAAGCAGGGGCGCGTGGGCATCGTGACGGGCGGCGGCTCGGGCCATCTGCCGGGCTTTCTCGGTTATGTCGGCGAGGGCTTGTGCGGCGGTGTGGCGGTGGGCAACGTGTTCTCGTCGCCGTCGTCGGAGCAAATTTTCGAAGCGACGAAAGCCGTGAACGGCGGCGCGGGCGTGCTCTATGTCTACGGCAACTATGGCGGCGACGTGCTCAACTTCGACCTTGCTGCGGACTTGGCCGAAGCCGAAGGCATCGACGTCAAAACGGTCGTGCTCACCGACGACGTTGCCTCCGCGCCGAAAGAACGCGCGGACGACCGGCGCGGCGTGGCAGGCATGCTGTTCGCGTTCAAATGCGCGGGCGCGGCGGCCGAACGCGGCGATTCGCTCGATGACGTCACGCGCATCTGTGCCAAAGCAAACGCAAATTGCCGCACGATGGGCGTGGGCCTCTCGCCGACGATCCTGCCCGCCGCAGGCAAGCCGACCTTCACGCTGCCCGAGGGCGAAATGGAAATCGGCATCGGCATTCACGGCGAGCCGGGCACGCATCGCGGTAAGCTCGAATCCGCCGATGCCATCGCCGAACGTTTGACGAAGCAGATCGTCGGCGATCTCGCTGCGGCTAAAGGTTCGCGCGTCGCGTTGCTCGTGAATGGACTCGGCGCCACGCCGCTGGAAGAGTTGTATCTGCTGTATAGCCGCTCGGCGAAACTCATCGCCGACGAAGGGCTCAAGGTCGCGCGTTCGTATGTCGGCGAGTACGTGACGAGTCTTGAAATGGCGGGCGCATCGATCACGGTGATGTTGCTCGACGACGAACTCGAAGCGCTGCTCGAAGCGCCCGCGCGTTCGCCGTTCTTTCGCGACGGCACCGTGTCTTGA